The sequence below is a genomic window from bacterium 336/3.
CTCATGAAATTAATAACCCTATCAATTTTGTGTATAATGGTATTGATACACTAAAGATTTCATTGGATGATTTGATGGAGATTGTAAATAAATACAATGAACTTGATAAAGCTAATGGAAATAAAGAAGAAATAATAGAGGAAGCAAAACAACTAAAAAATAGCTTAGATTTTGAAGAACTCACTCAAGATATAGAGCATTTGGTTTCTGATATTAAGAAAGGGGCTGTTCGGACTATGGAAATTGTGAAAGGTTTACGAGTATTTAGCCGTTTAGATGAAGAAGAACGTAAAATGGCAAATATTAAAGATTGCTTAGACTCCACAATTATCCTTTTGAATAACAAAATAAAAGGTAGAGTAGAACTCAAAAGATATTATGACGAATCGATGCCAGATATTTTATGTTACCCAGGACAGTTGAACCAAGTATTTATGAATATCATCAATAATGCTATCCAAGCTGTTCCAGAAGATAGAAAAGATGGCGTTCTTGAAATTTATACAGAGAATCTACAAGAAAATATTGTAATTCGTATCAAAGACAATGGTTCAGGTATGAGTGAACAAGTGAAACGTAGAATATTTGAGCCATTTTTTACTACAAAAGCAGTAGGAGTTGGAACAGGTTTGGGTTTATCTATTACATTTGGTATTATTGAAAAACATAATGGAAATATCTTTGTAAATAGTGAAGAAGGACGAGGAACAGAGTTTGTTATACAATTGCCTAAAGCTTCACTTTAAAATTATATAAAAAATTAACAAGAATAGTTTCTTAGATTTGATATAAGAAAGTTATGGAAATAGTGTCAGTAAAATCAGTCAAAGATTGGGCTAGGGACAACTGTCCTCCTTTATCGTGGCAGAGAGTAGTCTTTAGAGTGCTCCCGAAACTTAATCAAAAAGGTGTTTTTTTACATTTCTTTGAAAAAGACGATTATTTAATTCAAGAAGATGTATTGGCCATCATTAATACAGGTTTTGAAGAAATATTCAAGAAAAAATATGTTTATGTTACAAAAGAGGATTCTTCAACAATCAAAAACTCTTTTGAAACAAAAATAGATGAAACTTCTAAATCTGTCCAAAATAATACCTCTGATCAAAATTTTGTAGATACTCCTGTTAAAGAAGTGAAAGCTTGGGTTTTAAAAAACTGTTCGCCAACAGCTTGGAATACAGTCATTATGAGTATGTTGCCAAAAATGAGAGAATTTAATATGACTTGGAGAAATCTAGAGGATGATACTTTTATTCTTGATAATAAAGTATTACAAGAAATTCAAAACATTACAGTTAAGATATACAATAAAACTTTAAACATCACGAAATAATGAAGTCATTAAGAGGCAATTTTGACACCCAATACAATACATATATTGCAGCAGGAGAACCTTTGATTTTTCATTGTCATCATTATAATACTTTCTTGCAAGCTACTTTAGAAGATACTAAAGACTATATTGATATTTATCCAATACTCGTTGACTCTGCCCAAGAAATTGTATATAGCCAAATGTTGGAATATTTTACAGAAAGTAATATTATAGACATTACAGAACGAAAACAAATAGCAGAAGACTTTTTTATGTTTTGTGGTTATGGTAAATTTTCGTTAGATGAAGTTTCATCTAACGGAGGTAAAGTAATGTCAGAAGCAGATCATTATAGTTATGGTTGGAAATCAAAGTTTGGACTACGTTCTGAGAATGAACCCATGGTTTCATTTTTTACACAAGGCTTTTTAGCAGGAGCTACGGAGGCTATTTTTAATTTGCCACTTGGTTCTATGGATTGCAAACAACTGAGTTGTTATACAAAGAATGATAATTTTGTAAGCTTTGAATTATCCAAAGCTACTAACGCTAAAAATTTATCTCATTCACCCAAAAAAGGTAAAACACAAAACTACACCTTAACCAATCCAAGTAGTACAAGCGTAAATTATATAGGTATCCGAGAAGCCCTTACCAATATGCCTATAGAAGGAACACACTCCTCTAAAGGTATGATAGATGCTTTTGGAGTATTACTGACAAGAATGTATTCAAATTACTATTGCCAAATTTCTTACAGAATGCTCAAAAAGCTTGAAGAAACAATGGGAACAGATGGTTTGATGCTTGCAGACCAACTTCTTACAGAAGCTGGGCATGTTTGTGCTTTCAATACTTTCGGTGGAATTATGGAGTCAGCAGAATGGAATGGACTTATAAAACCGATGTGTCAGACCAGAGAAGATTGGGTGCATGGTATAGTAGCTGTTGTAAATGCTTTTGGATGGGGATTTTGGGAAGTTTTAGAATTGGAGCCTGCTAAAAAATTGGTGTTAAAAGTTACAAATGGATACGAATCTAATTCATATCTGCAAACTTTTGGTAAAAGCCCTATACCAGTTTCTTTCTTGGCAAAAGGTGGTACAAAAGGAATTATGAACCTGATTTATAATGGTGATATCATAACTGAGCCAAGCCTTACAGATAGTTATTATGCAGAAATTTGTAATTCTCCTAAAGCTTTCTCTGTAATACAAACTAAATGTAGAGCAATGGGAGATAATGAAGATATCTTTGAAGTCTATTTATAAAAAATGGAAGAGTCTTTTTCTCTGAAAATTAATCAAACTTGTCGAAAGTTTATTAAGAGATGTTACTCTCTAAAAGCTCCTACCAATATGACTTTGGTGGAGCTTTTAGGAAACTTCGGGATTACAGAAATTCAAGACTTTAAAAAATATATTCCTACAGCTAAAAATACTTTTAAAATAGCTTTTGAAGACTATGCTTACATTTCTGGAGCCATAGATGATGATATTATTTATTTTACAATTCCTAAACAAAATGAGGCTCTTATAAAAGAATTTGAAGAAATCTTGATTTTATGGTTTGAAAAACAAAAATCACTTAAGGATTGCTTCCAATAGGAGTAAAAAATATGAATTCACTCCCCTTTCCTTCTTCACTTTGAATTTCCATATAACCATTATTCATTTTAATGAATTCCAAACACAAAGTTAGTCCTAAACCAGTTCCAATTTCCTTATTTGTACCTATATGACTAATAGCTTCTCCATTCAAAATTTTCTGAATTTTCTCTTGGTTTAATCCAATACCATTATCTTTCACTTTTACTTTAATTAAATTCTCTTGTTTTTCTACCAAAATACTAATTTTTCCCCCACCATGAGTAAACTTGATGGCATTAGAAACTAAATTACGTACAGTCAGTTCCAGCATATCTTTATCTGCATAAACATATACATCTTGAGGAATTGTATAAGAAAAATGAATGTTTTTATGCTTAAAATCTTGAATGAATAATTGTTCTATAGAATAAATAATTTCTTGAAGAGATAATGTTTGTGGTCTTGCATTAGTTCTATTTAGCTGATTCTTAACCCAATTTAATAGATTATCTAGAAGATACCTTACTTGATCTATTTGTTGACTAATGGCTGGTACAAGTTCTTTGAATTGCTTAAGACTGATATCATCCGTATGAAGTATATCTAATAGCCCTTGTAACGTGGCAAGTGGATTTCTAATATCATGAGCCATAATAGAAATGAGCCTGTCTTTGAGTTTGTTGAGCTTTTCCATTTCTACAAAAAGCTCTTTATCTGTAATATCAGTCAGTAAAGAAATTAGAATATTTTCTTTCCAAAGAGTAAATGCTACATGAAAAAGTCTCTTTTTTCCATCTTTACATCTAACCCAAATTCTTGTTTCTACAGGCTCTTCACCATCTCGAAAAATATGATTCTTGATTTGATTGAAATAATAATAATGAGTTTCTTTATGATGCTTTATTTCTTCTGATGTATAGCCTACTAAATCTATAAATTTTTTATTACAATAAATTGTATTGGGCACACCATTTTCTATAACATCAATTATTACAGGATTGGGTAATAGATTGATAACTTCATTGAATAAAGAATCATTTGTAGAATGAATGACATTCAATTCTTTCATAAAAACTAATAAAAATTACATAAATAGGTTCAATGATTGTCAAGAAATAAGAGCTTTGTATAGCTCTAATCTAAAAAAAATATATGAAAAAAACTAATGTTTTGTTTTAATTATTGGGTTATGCAATAGCGATTGTTCCAACACTAATAGATTGAACACCTTTTTCAAGTAATATAATAGCACAGGCTTCTAAAGTGGCTCCAGTAGTAATAACATCATCAACTATCAAGACAGATTTGCCTTTTATTTCTAAACTATCTGAAACACCAAATATGGTATTAACATTTTGCCATCGTTCATAACGGCTCTTTTTAGTTTGAGAAGAGCTATGTGTATTTCTTATAAGAATATCATCATGAAAAGGAACTTGGAGTTGATGACTCAAACCTTTTCCAAAATAATCACTTTGATTATATCCTCTTATTTTAAGTTTTTTTGGATGAAGAGGGACAGGCACAATAAGATCAAATTTTTCAGCAAAAGAGTTTTCAAACAATTCTGAGCCATACCAAATGCCAAGCATTTCTGCTAATTCTGGCTCATTTTTGTATTTAATATGGTGTAGAAGCCTTTGTACTTTTCCATCTTTGGCAAATTGAAGAAAAGATAAACCATAAAGAATAGGTATTTTACCAAAAAATTTCTGAGTAACAGAATTGTTCGTTGGGTTGAGTTTATGATAATTGGTAAAAGGAAGATTGCCACGACAGGCTGTGCATATTTTATGTTCTCCTTGAAGCAAAACTCCCTGACAACTATAACAGTTATCAGGGAATATAAGAGAGAAAAAATCTTTGATTAATTTCTTCATAAATTATTTTGTTGCTGAATTTTACCCAAACGCAATTGTTCAGCAGTTTGTCTGAGAATGCGATAAGTATCAGCTTTATTGGCTTGTGCATTAGCTACTTCGTCCATTTCGGAACGGAATATATTTGTTATTTTTTCTAATTCTTCAGCTATCTTCTTTTCCATTTTATTTAAACGAGCATAAACTTCTTCTACTACATTGCTCAAATGCTCTTGGTCTTGATTGATAGATGAATCAATTAAAGTATAAGCTCCTTCCAATTTATCTTTTAGATCTTTAGAATCTTTGCCTAAGATAAATTCTTTAATAGCTCCTAACTTTGTCATTTTGCTTGCCTTAGCAGTGAGATTATTACCAAAAGCATCTTCATCATTGATAGTTACATACTCCTCTTGCTTACGCAATTTATCAGCTTCACTCAATAAACGGGGAAGAGCCTTATAAATATCTTGCATTTGCATATGCATTTGCTTTCTATTATCCTCAATTACAGAAGAAAATAAACCTTTTACTTCTGTAAGCTGTTTTTCGTAGTCCTTACGATTTTCAGAAATAATAGATGTAAATAAGTCTTTCATTCCCTGAAACTTTACTTCGAGTTCCTGCTTGTCAGGGTTAATGACAGCTTCTTTATAACTCGAAACATCTTCTGTAGGGAAGTCTTCGGGCTTTTTAAAGCTATCGTTCTTATTGATATCCTCCATAATGACTATTGAGCTAAGGTTTTAGAAATATCTTCGAAAATATTACCCAAAGTATTTTTATTGACAGCATTACGGCGATGCTGCTCTAAATCCTGACGAAGGACATTTTGGGCTGATAGCACCTTATCTAACAAACGACTCTCTACACTTTCAATAGATTTGAGAAGTTCAATTTTGACTTCGTCAATTTTCACAGAAATCTCAGTACGATAGCTCTCTATCGTTTTACGTAGATTCTCTATCTCACCATTATAGGTGCGGATTTCCTCACCAAAAATGATTTTCTTGATTTCATCGAGTTTGTTTGTACTTGAAGATATGTCGTTGAAGTTATCCATATAGAAACACTGTTTTCGGATGTGAATATAAGCATCAAATTCCAAATAGCCAAAGAATTTGAAAAAATCCGTAATAAAGATAGAAAATTATTATACATTTGGACTTAAAACTAAAAGAAAAAATAAGGAAATAAAAAGTATTTATGACAAATATTGTTGAAGAATTCAATGCATATCGTAGCCAGATGAATGAGAAAATTTTGTCTGCTGATAATTTAGTATTAAAGAGAATATTTAATTTAGATGCAAACTGTTATGCAGAAGGAGCATTAGACATAAAAACCAAAGAAATGATTGGACTTGCTTGTTCTATGGTATTGCGTTGTGATGATTGTATCAAATATCATTTGGGTAAGTGTAAAGAAGTAGGACTTACTAAAGAACAAGTTTTTGAGGTTTTTGCAATAGCTAATTTAATAGGTGGCACGATTGTTATTCCTCATTTAAGAAGAGCAGTAGAATTTTGGGAAGCTTTATCAGAGCCGACCAACTAAAACCTTTTTTTGAGCGTTTAGTTATAAAACTTAAACGAAAAACTTCTATGAAAAAATTACTTTATCTCTGTATGGGCTTGTTTTTAATAACAACCATTACAAAGGCTCAAGATGAAAAACCAGTTTTGCTTTCAGGGCTGATTATTGATAAAAATACGAAAGCTCCTATTGAATCTGTTCGTGTAATTGTACCACAAGCAGGTAAGGGAACTATTACTAATGATAAAGGTGTTTTTACACTTAAAGTTATGCCTAATGATAGTTTAGTCATCCGTTCAACAGGACATAGAACATCTTTTTATAAAGTTCCTGCCAATCAGACAGAATCTTATTCTATTACATTACCTTTAGAAGAATCTATTGAAGTACTTGCTCCAATTCAGGTTTATCCTTATTCTGATGAAAAATCTTTTAAAGATGCTTTTTTGAATATTGAAACTCAAACAGAAGAGGTCAAAGCTATGAAAGAAAATTTGGATAAAGGAAAATTGCAAGATGCAGCAAGACAATCAGCTCAAGATAGTCAAAGTGCATCAAAAAATCAACTTCAAAACCAAGCTAATCAGCCTATTACAAACAGCTCTTTGCCAACACTTAATCTGTTTAGCCCAACAGCATGGAGAGAATTTGTAAAAGGAGTAAAACAAACTAAGAACGAAAAAGAACGTAAAGAGAAAAATTATAAGAAATAAAAAATGATGTACATAGAGGAAGTAAAATCCCCATCTCAAGAAAAAGATTTTTTTGACCTGCCTAAAAGACTATACGCCAATACACCCCAATGGGTAAGACCTATAGACAATGATGTAGAATCTGTTTTTGATAAAAGCAAGAACCCCACTTTTCAACATGGAGAGTGTACACGTTTCCTCCTAAAAAATGATAATAAAGAAACAATAGGCAGAGTAGCTGTTTTTGTAAATGAAAAAACCAAACTTAAAAATAATGACCAAGCCACAGGTGGTATGGGCTTTTTTGAGTGTATTGAAGATGAGAAAGGAGCTTTCATGCTTTTTAATACTTGTAAAGAGTGGCTCGAAAAAAGAGGTTGTGAAGCAATGGATGGCTCTATTAATTTTGGCAGCAGAGATAAATTTTGGGGTTTACTGGTAGAAGGTTTTGATAAAGAGGCTAATTACCAACAAAATTATAATTTTTCATATTATCAAAGATTTTTTGAAAATTATGGTTTTCAGGTATATTTTAATCAATTGACCTTCTTTAGAAAAGTTTATGGTTTGAGTAGAATTGTTCATGCAAAAGCCAATCGAATTTTTGCAGACCCTACTTACCATTTCGAAAATATTAAAATCAAGCAAATGGATAAATATGCTGAAGATTTTAGGCAGATTTATAACAAAAGCTTTGCTTTGGCAGAAGGGCTTACTGAAATGACAAAAGAAGAAGCCAATAAAATTATGAAAAAAATGAAGCCTATTATTGATGAAAGGCTTATTACTTTTGCATATCATAATGAAGAGCCTGTTGCATTTGGAGTTTTCTTGCCTGAACTAAATCAGGTTTTTAAACATATCAATGGAAAACTCAACCTTGTTGGTAAATTAAAATTTTTATACCATCGTTGGAAAGGCTCTTGTACAAGAGTATTGGGAGTGGCGTTTGGTATCGCTAAATCGCATCATAGCAAAGGTTTGGATGCAGCTCTTTCAGTTTGTCTGGAACGTGAAACCCAAAAAACAGATTTCCCTTATACAGACTTAGAACTCAACTGGATAGGTGATTTTAACCCTCCTATGCTTAAACTAATGCAAAATCTTGAATTTACAGTTTGCAAAAAGCATGTTACATATCGCAAATTGTTTGACTCAACAAAGCCATTTAATAGGCATCCTATCAGAACTTACGAAGCTAAAACAGAAACACAAAGCGAGTCTTAAAAAACTCGCTTTATTTTTTAGAAAAAATTTTTGTTTTATTTAAACTTTTTTTAATTTTAAATGTTGTAACATTAAATGATATAACATAA
It includes:
- a CDS encoding alkylhydroperoxidase; its protein translation is MTNIVEEFNAYRSQMNEKILSADNLVLKRIFNLDANCYAEGALDIKTKEMIGLACSMVLRCDDCIKYHLGKCKEVGLTKEQVFEVFAIANLIGGTIVIPHLRRAVEFWEALSEPTN